The Mytilus galloprovincialis chromosome 7, xbMytGall1.hap1.1, whole genome shotgun sequence genome has a window encoding:
- the LOC143082310 gene encoding 26S proteasome non-ATPase regulatory subunit 2-like: MADKKKEEPVAPEKKDEKKVKKGDKEPELSEEDKQLQEELNMLVERLKESDQKLYKPALESLRSQIRASTTSMTSVPKPLKFLRPHYESLKEVYEKIKDDTTKRFCADIVSVLGMTTSDTRESLKYRILGSKEEIGSWGHEYVRHIAGQVAQEWSDLEVKDTEMRDKLLTMTKEIVPYHMDHNAEAEACDLLMEIEKLDILKNYVDENAYPRVCLYLTSCVPYVPDPENITLMKTAVDLYRKFNQFPQAIRFAMQLNDMKLVEEIFMSCKDILVQKQLAYMLGRQQIFLELPDDIEEFDELTEIMSNAHLNNNFLALARELDIMEPKVPEDIYKSHLEQSRSSLPSTTVDSARQNLASSFVNGFVNAAFGQDKLLMEDGNTWLYKNKEHGMLSATASLGLILLWDVDGGLTQIDKYLYSSEDFIKAGALLACGIVNSGVRNECDPAVALLSDYVMHNTAIMRIGAIVGLGLAYAGSNREDVLAIILPVLGDTKCTMEVIGMAALSCGMIAVGSCNADVTSTILQTMMERSEADLKDTHGRYLALGLALAYLGKQEAVDATLMALEVIAEPLKSMAMLLVEVCAYAGTGNVLKIQKLQHICSEHDEKKDEDNNDKKDDKKKKDDKEKEKDKSKETATSDLSAQQSIAVLGIALIAMGEDIGGEMAFRAFGHLLRYGEVAIKRAVPVALGLISVSNPKLQILDTLSKFSHDNDPEVAHNAILAMGLVGAGTNNARLAAMLRQLAVYHGKDANNLFMVRLAQGLTHLGKGTLTLSPYHSDKALMSPVAVAGLLAVCVSCLDVKNLILGKSHYILYHLVSAMQPRMLTTFDEELRPTPVHVRVGQAVDVVGQAGKPKSITGFQTHTTPVLLAYGERAELATEEYLPISPIMEGFVILKKNPDYEA; this comes from the exons ATGGCTGACAAGAAAAAAGAGGAACCGGTAGCACCGGAGAAAAAGGATGAAAAGAAAGTCAAAAAAGGCGATAAAGAACCAGAATTG tcaGAAGAAGATAAGCAGTTACAAGAAGAATTAAACATGTTGGTAGAAAGATTAAAg GAATCAGATCAAAAACTTTATAAGCCAGCATTAGAAAGTCTGAGATCACAAATAAGAGCATCAACAACATCAATGACATCTGTACCTAAGCCACTGAAGTTCCTTCGACCTCATTATGAATCTCTGAAAGAAGTGTATGAAAAGATCAAAGATGATACAACAAAA AGATTTTGTGCTGACATTGTATCAGTATTAGGAATGACAACGTCAGATACAAGAGAGAGCTTAAAGTACAGAATACTGGGATCAAAGGAAGAAATAGGCTCATGGGGTCATGAATATGTCAG ACATATTGCTGGTCAGGTTGCACAGGAATGGAGTGATCTGGAGGTAAAGGACACAGAAATGAGAGACAAATTGTTAACAATGACCAAAGAAATTGTCCCGTATCATATGGACCACAATGCTGAGGCAGAGGCCTGTGATCTGTTAATGGAAATAGAGAAATTAGACATTCTTAAAAATTATGTTGACGAAAATGCTTATCCTAGAGTTTGTTTATATTTGACTAG TTGTGTTCCCTATGTACCAGACCCAGAGAACATCACCCTTATGAAGACAGCTGTAGATTTATATCGTAAATTTAACCAGTTTCCACAAGCCATTAGATTTGCTATGCAGTTAAATGATATGAAGCTAGTAGAGGAAATATTTATGTCTTGTAAAGATAT ATTGGTACAGAAACAGTTAGCCTACATGTTAGGAAGACAACAGATATTTTTAGAACTACCAGATGATATAGAAGAATTTGATGAATTGACAGAAATTATGTCTAATGCTCATCTGAATAATAACTTCTTAGCTTTAGCTAGAGAG TTGGATATCATGGAACCAAAAGTACCAGAAGATATTTATAAATCTCATCTAGAACAAAGCA GAAGTAGTTTACCCAGTACAACAGTAGATTCAGCAAGACAAAATCTAGCTTCATCCTTTGTTAATGGTTTTGTTAATGCTGCTTTTGGTCAGGATAAACTGTTAATGGAGGATGGAAATACAtggttgtataaaaataaggaacaTG GTATGTTAAGTGCTACAGCATCGTTAGGTTTAATATTATTATGGGATGTAGATGGAGGATTAACACAGatagataaatatttatattcttcTGAAGATTTTATTAAG GCAGGGGCATTACTTGCTTGTGGTATTGTTAACTCTGGAGTTAGGAATGAATGTGATCCAGCTGTTGCCTTGTTGTCAGATTATGTAATGCACAATACAGCTATAATGAGAATTGGTGCTATAGTTGG ACTTGGTTTAGCCTATGCTGGATCTAACAGAGAAGATGTACTAGCAATAATTCTACCTGTATTAGGAGATACTAAATGTACTATGGAA GTGATAGGAATGGCTGCTTTATCCTGTGGTATGATAGCAGTAGGAAGCTGTAATGCTGATGTAACATCCACCATTCTACAAACCATGATGGAGAGAAGTGAAGCAGATCTCAAAGATACACACGGCAGATATCTAGCTTTGGGATTGGCACTGGCTTATCTTG gtaaacaggAAGCTGTAGATGCCACCTTAATGGCATTAGAAGTTATTGCAGAGCCACTGAAATCAATGGCCATGTTGTTAGTAGAAGTCTGTGCATATGCAG GGACAGGAAATGTGTTAAAGATACAGAAACTACAACATATATGTTCTGAGCATGATGAAAAGAAAGATGAG GATAATAATGATAAGAAAGatgataagaaaaagaaagatgacaaagaaaaggaaaaagacaaatcAAAAGAAACAGCAACCTCTGATCTGTCAGCCCAACAAA GTATAGCAGTACTAGGTATAGCTTTGATAGCTATGGGAGAAGATATTGGTGGAGAGATGGCCTTCAGAGCTTTTGGACATTTG ttACGGTATGGAGAGGTAGCAATCAAGAGAGCCGTACCAGTAGCGTTAGGTCTGATATCAGTGTCTAACCCTAAACTACAGATCCTTGACACACTTAGTAAATTTTCTCATGACAATGATCCAGAGGTAGCTCACAATGCTATCCTGGCAATGGGACTGGTTGGTGCAG GAACAAACAATGCACGCCTGGCTGCCATGCTGAGACAATTAGCTGTGTACCATGGTAAGGATGCCAACAATCTGTTCATGGTAAGACTGGCCCAGGGACTAACACATCTGGGTAAAGGTACCCTGACACTAAGTCCATACCATAGTGACAAGGCACTCATGTCACCTGTAGCTGTTGCTGGACTCCTGGCTGTCTGTGTATCATGTCTTGATGTTAAAAATC tGATCTTAGGAAAATCTCACTACATTTTGTACCACCTTGTGTCAGCCATGCAGCCCAGAATGTTGACCACTTTTGATGAGGAATTAAGACCAACACCTGTACATGTCAGAGTTGGACAG gCTGTAGATGTAGTAGGTCAAGCCGGTAAACCTAAGTCTATAACAGGATTCCAGACTCATACAACACCAGTACTGCTGGCTTATGGGGAAAGGGCAGAGTTAGCTACAGAAGAAT ATCTACCAATAAGTCCTATAATGGAAGGTTTTGTTATACTGAAGAAGAATCCAGATTACGAAGCTTGA